Part of the Lebetimonas natsushimae genome is shown below.
TAAAAATCAAACCCCGAGATAAGGAAATGCTTAAAATTTTATTGATTATTGATGAAAAATTCGGCAATTATAAAGAAATAATAGATATTATAGAAATTTTTGAAGAATTGGGAATTGATTTACAAAAAGAAAAAGCAAATGCTCTTTTAAAATATATTCAAAACGGTAAAAACTGTAATGTTGAATTTTGTGAAGATGTTAAAACAGTTGAGGATATTTATAAAAAGTATCCTTTTATCAAAAGAGAATATATTGAATTTCTGTTTAAAACAAATCCAAAGAATGCTTATGAACTGATAGCTGATGAATATCATAAATATATAGATTTATTTTTTAACAGAAATGATATTCCAAAAAACATTAAAGACAACAAATGGAAAATTTATAAAAATACACCGTTTGAAATTAAAGCATTAAATTATTTACCTTCAAATCTTGCAACACTGGAGTTTGAATATATTTGCAGTAATTGTAAAAAAATTTTCCCTATATATTCTACAAGATGTCCGCATTGTAATGAATTATTCACTGAAGAACTGATACTCAAATTAAGTGAAAATAAAATAGTTGAAAATATAGAGCTTTAGGCATACCTGTAAGCCGGGTTCTGTTTTGGAGGCTATTTATCTTGGCGCACACTTTACAGTGCCGCTCATGCGAAGGGTATTGTTGCAAGGCTTTACCATCCCTTCTTGCTGCGGAGTGGGTTTACCCGGACAGAGTGTATTGCTACACTCCCGGTGAGCTCTTACCTCACCTTTTCACCCTTGCCTGTGGCCGAAAAGGCCCATCGGCGGTTTGGTTTCTGTGGCACTTTCCCTCGCCTTTCGGCGGCAGCCTGTTAGGCTGACTCCTGCCTTGCTGCAGCCCGGACTTTCCTCTGAAATCAGCAACCTCCCGGTATGCCAGCTCCACCAAAAATCCAAGCTCTTGGACTTTTGGTGGAGCTGTGGGGAATCGAACCCCAGTCCGCAAGTAGAGTACCCTAAGCGTCTACACGCTTAGTTTGTTGGTTATACTTGACTCCTAGGCCCAACAAACAAAGCCTAACCGGAGTAAGGGGTGTATAGATTTTCGGAAAGTCTCTCACACCCTAAGAGACTCTCCTAGCCACACTTTACTCTCCGTCCAAGGCTGTGGCAGACCTTGTTGGACGGAGGCGCCCGAAACTACGGATTAAGCAGCAGCTCTAGCTACTGCTGGGCTATAATTTGTGTTATTTGCTGCGTTTATTTTTAGCGAGCCGTTTTAGTGCTTGCTCAGGCACGCGTGCAGCTTAGGGCTTTCTACCCACGTCGAAATCCATGTCAGCCCCATTAAAGCTACTTTATAGCCTTATTGCGACCGACAAGTGAATTATATCAAAAAAATCTTAAAAAATCAAGAAAAATTTAAGGAAACTTTAAGCTTTTAATTTTACTTGTGCAATTGTATAAGAAAAAGATGACAAAAAATGTCAGGAATTAATTATTTCTTTAATATTTTTTGCCGTATTTGAAATTTTGGATATTTTTTCATTATTGTTTAAAGAATCATCAAGTAAAATTTTTATAAATGCACTACCTACTATTACACCGTCTACATCTTTAGATTTTTCTTTTGCCGTTTTTTCATTTACTCCAAAACCTATAAAAAGTGGAGTTGGGGTAATTTCTTTAATGTATTGGATGATTTCTTTCAAATCTTCCTGTTTTTCTGCACCTGTAATTCCAGCATATGCCACAAGATAGATAAATTCTTTTGGATTTTTAAGTATTTTTTTAATTCTCTCTTTACTATCAGTTGGAGCTACAAATGAAATAAGCGGGAATTTATCTTCATAATTAACTGCTTCTTCATAAGGTAAATCAGGGATAATAAATCCTCTAATTCCGGCCTCGTTTGCTTTTTTTACCATAAAATCATATCCCTTATGATAAAAATTGTTAAAGTATCCCATCCAGTAAGTATTGATATTTTTTCCAATCTGTTCGCTTACTTCAAATAAATCATTTAGTTTAAAGCCGTTTTCAAGCGCTCTTTTATTAGCTTCCTGAATTACCGGACCGTCGGCCACCGGATCTGAAAAAGGAATACCAAGTTCTATTGCGTCGACCCCGTTTTCTTTTAATGAATTGATTAAATCTATTGTAAAATTTTTATCAGGATATGCACATGTGATATAGGCTATTAGTTTTTTCATTGATTTCCTTTGTGATATAATTATATGAAATTATATCAAAAGGCAGGTAATGAAGAACACATTGAATAAATTATATAAAAAAGAAAAACTTACAATGATTACTGCTTATGATGCTTTGTTTGCAAAAATTTTTGATGATATAGCGGATATAATTTTGGTAGGGGACAGTCTGAATATGTCTTTTATGGGAGAGAGCGATACCCTTACTGCCACAATGGATCAGATGATATATCATACAAAAGCCGTTTGTAATGGTGCGAAAAAAGCTTATATAGTCTGTGATATGCCTTTTGGTAGTTATTCCACGCCTGAGAAGGCATTGGAAAATGCAATAAGAGTTTATAAGGAAACAAAAGCGGATGCCGTTAAACTTGAAGGGGGGGCTGAAAAAGCCAAGACTGTTAAATTATTGACAAATAATGCGATTGCCGTAGTCGGGCATATCGGGCTTATGCCGCAGTTTTCAAGAAGCGAGGGTGGTTACAGGGTAAAAGGAAAAGATGAATTTTCAAAACAAAAACTAATTGAGGATGCAAAAGCCATTGAAGAAGCAGGGGCTGTGATGCTTGTGATTGAAGGTGTTAAAGAAGAGGTTGCAAAAGAAATAACAGAAATGATAGATATTCCAACAATAGGAATAGGTGCCGGCAGATATACTACCGGGCAGGTATTGGTATGGTCTGATATGCTTGGATTTTTTGAAGAATTTAAACCTAAATTTGTAAGACGTTATTTAAATGGAGCTGAAAAGGTAAGAGAGGCGGTTAAAAAATATGTGGAAGACGTAAAAAGCGGTAATTTTCCAGGAATAGAGGAGATATATTGAGAATAGTTGAAATAGAAAAAGTAAGTATAGAGGAAAGTTATGAAAAATCCCTTAGACCTAAAAATTTTGACGAATATATAGGTCAGGAGCAGATTAAGAAAAATCTTAAAGTTTTTATCGAAGCTGCCAAAAAAAGAAGTGAAACCATTGACCATATTTTATTTTTTGGACCTCCGGGACTGGGGAAAACAACTCTTGCTAACATTATTGCAAATGAAATGAATGCAAATATTAAAACAATAGCAGCCCCTATGCTTGAAAAAAGCGGAGATTTGGCAGCAATCCTTACGAATTTAGAAGATGGTGATATTTTATTTATTGATGAAATCCACAGGCTTAAATCCACAATTGAAGAGGTTTTATATTCGGCAATGGAAGATTTCAGGCTTGATATAGTAATAGGAAGCGGGCCTGCGGCACAGAGTATAAAAATTGATATTGCAAAATTTACCTTAATAGGTGCAACAACTAGGGCCGGAATGCTTTCAAACCCTCTGAGGGACAGGTTTGGAATGAGTTTCAGGCTTAATTTTTACAATGAGGAAGAATTAAGTCTTATTATTAAACTTGCAAGTAAAAAATTAAATACAAATATAGATAATGATGCAGCAGTTGAAATTGCAAAACGTTCTCGTGGAACACCTAGAATTGCCCTAAGACTATTAAAAAGAGTTAGGGATTTTGCTGAGGTTGAGAATAAAAAGGTTATAGATAAACAGATAGCAGATTTTGCACTTGATCAGCTCGGTATTAATGAATACGGTTTCGATGAGCTTGATATCAGATTTTTAACCCTTCTTGCCGAAGCTAAAAAGCCTTTAGGACTCTCAACCATAAGTGCGGCTTTAAGCGAAGATGTGGATACAATTGAGGAAGTCATTGAACCGTTTTTAATAGCAAACGGATATATTGAAAAAACTCCGAAAGGGAGAATGGCGACAAGAAAAACTTATGAAATATTAAATTTTGCTCCAGCAGGTTTGTTTTAGGGGGAATTATGAAAGTACTTGGAATATTAACTTTAATCATAGGATATTTTGTATATTTAACTTATAAGCCGTATCTTCTTGATATTGCAATAGCTTCTCTTATGGCTATTGCATTTGGAAAAGTTATATATTTTTTATCATTAAAAATTAAAAATAAATATCTTTTAAGTTCTATAGTAACAATAATATTTGCCTTTTTGATTTTTGGTCCTATTTTATATTTTGTTTTTAAAGCCGGTGCTATAATTTCCAAGGTAGATGTAAATGAAATTAAAATAATTTTATCTAAATCACAGGATTTAATATCCTATCTTCCATCTTTTATTCAAAGTGAAGTTAAAAATTATATAAATCCGGAACATATTACAGAAATCTATAATGCAATAATGCCAATTGTAGGGACTTTAACTGCGAAAAGTGCGGTATTTTTTAAAGATGCTTTTTTAATTGTAGTATTTTTCTTTTTTGCTGTTTTATATGGAAAAGAGATACTTCTTTTTTTACAAAAAGTAATTCCTCTTGAAAATGAAAAATTGGAAAAAATATTTTTCGGTACAAGTGAAGTAATGAGTGTGGTTTTTTATTCCACTGTGTTAACTGCCCTGCTTGAAGGTGTTTTATTCGGTTTTATAGTTAGTATGTATGGGCTTAATTTTATATTTTTTACAGTAATGTATGCGTTTGCTTCTTTAATTCCTATTATAGGTGGTATTTTAATGTGGGGGCCTGTCAGTTTGTATCTGTATGCCAACGGAAATACCCAGGGTGCCATTGTGGTTGCTTTATATTCAATAATTATGATTTCAATCATAGCCGATACATTTATAAAACCTGTTATTATTGACAGGGTAAAAAAACTGTTTAAAGGAGAATTTGAAGTAAATTCTCTTTTAATTTTCTTCTCCATAGTAGCAGGGCTTTCATCTTTTGGGCTTTGGGGAATTATAATCGGGCCCGCAGTTACCGCAATGTTTTTATCTGTAATCAGGTTTTATGAAAAGATTGAGTAACAATGACTAAATTTTCTTAAAAATTTTATGTAAAAAACTTGACAAACAGTATTTTATTTATTATAATTACATTGTCAATTAAAAAAAAAGAGTGACAAAATGAAAGAAAAGGTTGAGTTAGTATTAGAGGAGTTAATTAAAGAATATTTAAAAGAATCGGCTCCAATAAGCTCAACTAAATTAAAAGAAAAAGCAAATTTACCTTTTTCAGCTTCATCTATTAGAAGCTATTTACAAAAATTAAAAAAACACGGGCTTATTGAAAAAGAACATTTGTCGAGCGGTTCTAAACCCTCAAAAAAGGCTTTAAAAACTTTTTGGAAAGAAAATTTTGAAAATATAGAATTAGATTTGAAAAATTTGGAAGAAAAGATTATAGAAAATAATCTATATTTTGCAGCTAAGATCTTTGAAAACGAATTGTTAAAAAAAGTTTATAAATATGACAAATTTATAATTGTAGAATTTGAAAAAAATGAATTTGTTTTTAAATATGATGCAAATTTATATACCTTTTTAAAATCACTTGAAGGTATATATTTTGATCAAATCAGAAACTACTTGGAATATTTAAATTTAAATGAAATTTTTAAAAAAATTGATTTAATATATGAATATTTATGTTATAATCAAAAAAGATTATTTGAGCTCAGTCAAGTTATTGACATTAAACCATTCATAGAATTTGAATTTAATTCTATTAAAAAAGGTTTAAATTTTATAAATGATATTCTTATATACAAAAATTTAAAAAAAGTTGATGATAAATGGTTTGAATATGTTTTGATTGGTGACATATATTCAAACTTTCTAAACCTAATCAAAGGAGGGGCAAGTGGCTAAGCATGATAAAAACAAGCATGAAGAGAGACAACATAGCCAGCAAAATCAAAATCAAGAAATTGATACAGAGGCTTTAAAAAAAGAAAATGAAGAGTTAAAACAAAAACTGGATGAAGCACTTAGGGCTTATGCTAAGTGTGAAAACGATAAAAAAATTCTTAAAAAAGAAACAGACGCATTGATTGATTATGCGTATGAAAAATTTGCAAAAGATTTATTGCCGGTTGTGGATTCACTAGAACTGGCAATTACTCATGCAAATGAGATAGAAGATAAAGCCGAGGCTTTTGATAAACTTATCGAAGGTGTTGAGCTAACACTCAAAAAAATGCTTGATACCTTTAAAAATCACGGAATTGAGCCTGTTGAACATGATGAGTTTAATCCAGAAATTCATCAGGCTATCCAGCAGGTTCAAAGTGATGAGCACGAAGAAGGTGCTATAGTTGATATCTATCAAAAAGGTTATAAACTAAAAGACAGACTAATAAGACCATCAATGGTTACAATAAATAAAAAATCTTAAGGAGGGAAAAAAATGGGAAAAGTAATAGGAATTGACTTAGGAACAACAAACTCAGCAATGGCTTACTATGATGGGAAAGATGCAAAAATTATACCAAATAAAGAAGGTAGAAACACAACTCCGTCAGTAGTGGCATTTACAGACAAAGGTGAAGTATTAGTGGGAGAACCTGCTAAAAGACAGGCAATCACAAATCCAGAGAGAACAATTTATTCTGTAAAAAGAATTATGGGTATGATGTGTAATGAGCCAAAAGCTCAGGAAGCTAAAAAACATGTACAATATAAAATTGTTGATAAAAACGGAGCTTGTGCTGTTGAAGTTGACGGGAAAATTTATACACCGCAAGAAATTTCAGCAAAAATCTTAATGAAACTTAAAAAAGATGCAGAGGAATTTTTTGGTGAAGAAGTAACTGAAGCTGTAATTACAGTACCGGCATACTTTAACGATTCACAAAGAAAAGCGACTCAAGAAGCCGGAAAAATTGCTGGACTTAACGTATTAAGAATTATTAACGAACCAACAGCAGCGGCTTTGGCATACGGACTTGATAAAAAAGGTGAAGAAAAAATCTTAGTATATGACTTGGGTGGTGGTACATTTGACGTAACAGTACTAGAAATTGGTGATGGTACTTTCCAAGTACTTGCAACTGACGGTAACGCATTCCTTGGTGGGGATGACTTTGACCAAAGAATTATGGAATGGCTAATTAACGAATTTAAAGCTGAAACAGGAATTGATTTAAGCAATGATAAAATGGCTCTTCAAAGATTAAAAGATGCGGCTGAAAATGCTAAAAAAGAACTTTCAACTAAAGAAGAGACTGAAATTAACTTGCCATTTATTACTGCTGATGCAACAGGACCAAAACACTTGGTTAAAAAATTGACAAGAGCTAAATTTGAAGCTATGATTGATGATTTATTGCAAGAGACATTAAAACACATTGACACAGCATTGAATGATGCAGGTTTAAATAAAAATGAAATTGATGAAATAGTAATGGTTGGTGGTTCAACAAGAATTCCAAAAGTTCAACAATTGGTAAGTGAATATTTTAACGGTAAAAAATTAAATAAATCTGTAAACCCTGATGAAGTGGTTGCACTTGGTGCTGCAATTCAAGCAGGTGTATTAAAAGGTGAAGTAAAAGACGTATTGTTACTTGATGTTACACCACTTAGTCTTGGAATTGAAACACTTGGTGGAGTAATGACTAAAATTATTGAAAAAGGTACAACAATACCTGTTAGAAAATCACAAATATTCAGCACAGCTGAAGATAACCAAACAGCGGTTACAATTCACGTATTGCAAGGTGAAGCAGAACTTGCTAAAGACAATAAATCACTTGGACAATTTAATCTTGAAGGTATTCCGCCAGCTCCTAGAGGAGTGCCGCAAATTGAAGTTACATTCGATATTGATGCGAACGGAGTATTACATGTAAGTGCAAAAGATAAAACAACTGGAAAAGAACAAAAAATTACAATTACAGGAAGTTCAACTCTAAGTGAAGAAGAAATTCAAAGAATGATTAAAGAAGCTGAGGAAGCGAACAGAAAAGAAAAAGCGAGAATTGAAGCTATTAAAGCAAGAAATGAACTTGATGCAGTTGCATATCAGGCAGAAAAATTCATAAAAGACAATAAAGATAAACTTGGAGATGTAAGCGCACTTGAAGCTAAAATTAAAGAGGCTAAAGAGCTTATTGAATCTCAAAGCGAAGATAAAGCTAAAATTGAGGGCTTAAAAGCTGAATTACAAGCAGAATTACAAAAAGCTGCTCAAAATATGGCAGCAAGTGGACAAGCTCAAGGCGGTGCACAGGGACAACAAGGTCAACAACAAAATAAAGGTGGAGACGACGACGTTATAGATGCAGAGGTTGAATAAGCCTCTGCTTGTTTCTTTTTTATTTTATAAAAATAGTGTCAGTCACTATTAAATTAAAATTAGTTTTTTTATTTTATTTTTGATTTTTAAATTTTATTTAGAACTATTAGTATCCGTAATTTCAAACTCCCTTACTGCTATTAAATTATTTCCGTCATATATACTAACTCTCCATTTACCTATTAAATAAGGTCTGATTGTAATGTTTGAATATGTTCTCCATCTAAGCCCTTTGTAAATAGGAAGCTGAATATCTGCATATAATTTCCATACATCGTTTACATTTTTTTCCCATACAAAATCAATAAGTCTGTTTTCTTCTATATTTGTAAAATATGCAAATGCATAAACTTTTTTATCTTTGGTTGTAAAAGTAGAAGTTATATAAGCAGGAGTTAAGTTTTTAACATCTTTGCAAGTAACAAACTCTTTTAAATCATAAGAAAAAAGAAATGTTATTATCAAGAAAATGAGAAGTTTTTTCATTCTAAACCTCCAAAATTAAACTTATGGGTCCATCATTTTTAATAATTACTTCCATATTGGCCCCGAATATTCCGCCTTTTGTGATTGCATAATTGTTAAGTTCTTTTAACATTGTATCATAATATTTTTTAGCTGTTTCTCTTTTCATTGCATATTGAAAATTTGGTTTTGTTCCTTTTTTGGTAATTCCGGCCAATGTAAAATTGGGAATAAACAAGATTTCACCATCTATATCCATTATATTTTTTGAAAAATTATCAAATATTCTTAAAGATGCAATTTTTTTAGCTATTTTATAAATTTTCTCTTCCGTGTCTCCTTCTTCAAATCCTATTAATACATTTATACCTCTATTTATTTCATTAATTAATTCATTGTTTACATATACAGCCGAATAACTAACTCTTTGAATTATTGCTTTCATTAATTAACTCCTTTAAAAATTCTGCTGTTTTTTCACTGTCATTAGGACATTCTACAACTTTATAATTTTTTATTCCAATTTCCTTTGCAAGATGCGCATATTCGACTTTCAGTTCCAAATCAGTTTCGGAATTGTCTATCATAAATGAAATAGGGTATATTAACACATTTTCATTTTTGTATTTTTTAAGTTCTTCATGCAGATATGGTTTTAACCATTCTGTTGGTCCGAATCTTGACTGGAATGCAAGAGAAATAGATTTAAATTCTGGCAAAAGTTTTTTTAAAATATTTACATGCTCGTTTATTTCTTTTTCGTATGTGTCACCTTTTTTTATAATGCTTTTAGGAAGACCGTGGGCTGAGAATATTAAATTCCATTCTTTTGTGTCATTTATTGAATTTAATATATTTTCTTTTATTATTTCGTTAAATTTTACGTTTTTATAAAAGGGCTTTATTATTTTATAAGGCTTGTTTAAATTTAATTCTTCAATTTCATCAACCGAGCTTTGAAATGTGGTAAAAGAGTAATGTGGATAAAGAGGTAAAAACAGAATTTCAGAATATTTGTCTAAATTCAAATCTTTTAAATTCGGTTTTGAATAACGCATAGAATATAAAACATCATAATTATCATTTTTTAGCTTATTTGTTAAATTTTGCGTAATTTTATAAATTCTGCTGCCGCCAATCTTTTCATAGTTTTTCCATACTTTTTTGTATCTGAAATTTGATATTAACGGAGCTAAAATATATCTTACAGGCGAGTTTATAATTCTTTTATCCATAAACATGTTGAATAAAAATTCTTTAAGTTCTTTTTCGTTTCTGGCCCCTCCCATATTCATTAATACGACAGCTTTCATTTTTTATCCAACATCTTTGATATTAAGATATTTATTGATATGAAGTCCAAAGCCTTTTAGAGCGTTTAGCTCGTTTTTATGAAGTGAAAAAAGGTTAAGATTTTTTATTCCAAGCGATTTTAATATCTGGGCACCTATACCAAATTCTTTATTTTTATCATTTGAATTTGAACTGATAAAAACAATAACACCGGAATTATATTTTATATATTCTAAAATTTTATTGTATTCATTTATAAGTTTTTCATTTAAAATAAAATCCACATTGCTCATAACGGGATAAAATTTTACATTGGTTGTTTCTTTTGGATTATTGGCAAGTACATAATGACGGTTGCCCAAATGGTCAATAAAGGTTATTTTTTCAAAATTAACACCTTGAATAGTTATTTTTTCTTTTTTTTCAATTTTAACAAGGCTTTCAAACTGAAGCCTGTATTCAACAATGTCTGAGATGTAAACAGTTGAGAGATTATGTTTTTTGGCAAACTCTTTTAAATCATCACGTCTTGCCATTGTGCCGTCTTCTTTCATTATCTCACAAATTACAGCTACTGGATAAACTCCTGCAAGTTTGCATATATCAACGCTTCCCTCCGTATGGCCGGTTCTAACAAGTACCCCTCCGTCTTTTGCAATAAGCGGGAAAATGTGACCCGGTCGTACAAAATCATCAGGTTTAGAGATGGGGGATGCCAGTTTTTTAATGGTTAAATCCCTCTCATATGCACTGATTCCGGTTTTAGTTTCTTTTGCATC
Proteins encoded:
- the hemH gene encoding ferrochelatase, yielding MKAVVLMNMGGARNEKELKEFLFNMFMDKRIINSPVRYILAPLISNFRYKKVWKNYEKIGGSRIYKITQNLTNKLKNDNYDVLYSMRYSKPNLKDLNLDKYSEILFLPLYPHYSFTTFQSSVDEIEELNLNKPYKIIKPFYKNVKFNEIIKENILNSINDTKEWNLIFSAHGLPKSIIKKGDTYEKEINEHVNILKKLLPEFKSISLAFQSRFGPTEWLKPYLHEELKKYKNENVLIYPISFMIDNSETDLELKVEYAHLAKEIGIKNYKVVECPNDSEKTAEFLKELINESNNSKS
- the dnaK gene encoding molecular chaperone DnaK, whose product is MGKVIGIDLGTTNSAMAYYDGKDAKIIPNKEGRNTTPSVVAFTDKGEVLVGEPAKRQAITNPERTIYSVKRIMGMMCNEPKAQEAKKHVQYKIVDKNGACAVEVDGKIYTPQEISAKILMKLKKDAEEFFGEEVTEAVITVPAYFNDSQRKATQEAGKIAGLNVLRIINEPTAAALAYGLDKKGEEKILVYDLGGGTFDVTVLEIGDGTFQVLATDGNAFLGGDDFDQRIMEWLINEFKAETGIDLSNDKMALQRLKDAAENAKKELSTKEETEINLPFITADATGPKHLVKKLTRAKFEAMIDDLLQETLKHIDTALNDAGLNKNEIDEIVMVGGSTRIPKVQQLVSEYFNGKKLNKSVNPDEVVALGAAIQAGVLKGEVKDVLLLDVTPLSLGIETLGGVMTKIIEKGTTIPVRKSQIFSTAEDNQTAVTIHVLQGEAELAKDNKSLGQFNLEGIPPAPRGVPQIEVTFDIDANGVLHVSAKDKTTGKEQKITITGSSTLSEEEIQRMIKEAEEANRKEKARIEAIKARNELDAVAYQAEKFIKDNKDKLGDVSALEAKIKEAKELIESQSEDKAKIEGLKAELQAELQKAAQNMAASGQAQGGAQGQQGQQQNKGGDDDVIDAEVE
- the dtd gene encoding D-aminoacyl-tRNA deacylase, with the translated sequence MKAIIQRVSYSAVYVNNELINEINRGINVLIGFEEGDTEEKIYKIAKKIASLRIFDNFSKNIMDIDGEILFIPNFTLAGITKKGTKPNFQYAMKRETAKKYYDTMLKELNNYAITKGGIFGANMEVIIKNDGPISLILEV
- a CDS encoding nucleotide exchange factor GrpE, which translates into the protein MAKHDKNKHEERQHSQQNQNQEIDTEALKKENEELKQKLDEALRAYAKCENDKKILKKETDALIDYAYEKFAKDLLPVVDSLELAITHANEIEDKAEAFDKLIEGVELTLKKMLDTFKNHGIEPVEHDEFNPEIHQAIQQVQSDEHEEGAIVDIYQKGYKLKDRLIRPSMVTINKKS
- the panB gene encoding 3-methyl-2-oxobutanoate hydroxymethyltransferase, with translation MKNTLNKLYKKEKLTMITAYDALFAKIFDDIADIILVGDSLNMSFMGESDTLTATMDQMIYHTKAVCNGAKKAYIVCDMPFGSYSTPEKALENAIRVYKETKADAVKLEGGAEKAKTVKLLTNNAIAVVGHIGLMPQFSRSEGGYRVKGKDEFSKQKLIEDAKAIEEAGAVMLVIEGVKEEVAKEITEMIDIPTIGIGAGRYTTGQVLVWSDMLGFFEEFKPKFVRRYLNGAEKVREAVKKYVEDVKSGNFPGIEEIY
- the trpA gene encoding tryptophan synthase subunit alpha is translated as MKKLIAYITCAYPDKNFTIDLINSLKENGVDAIELGIPFSDPVADGPVIQEANKRALENGFKLNDLFEVSEQIGKNINTYWMGYFNNFYHKGYDFMVKKANEAGIRGFIIPDLPYEEAVNYEDKFPLISFVAPTDSKERIKKILKNPKEFIYLVAYAGITGAEKQEDLKEIIQYIKEITPTPLFIGFGVNEKTAKEKSKDVDGVIVGSAFIKILLDDSLNNNEKISKISNTAKNIKEIINS
- a CDS encoding AI-2E family transporter, whose product is MKVLGILTLIIGYFVYLTYKPYLLDIAIASLMAIAFGKVIYFLSLKIKNKYLLSSIVTIIFAFLIFGPILYFVFKAGAIISKVDVNEIKIILSKSQDLISYLPSFIQSEVKNYINPEHITEIYNAIMPIVGTLTAKSAVFFKDAFLIVVFFFFAVLYGKEILLFLQKVIPLENEKLEKIFFGTSEVMSVVFYSTVLTALLEGVLFGFIVSMYGLNFIFFTVMYAFASLIPIIGGILMWGPVSLYLYANGNTQGAIVVALYSIIMISIIADTFIKPVIIDRVKKLFKGEFEVNSLLIFFSIVAGLSSFGLWGIIIGPAVTAMFLSVIRFYEKIE
- a CDS encoding tetratricopeptide repeat protein; its protein translation is MRDPLFQLILFVIIILLTVLITVGIGKLREYLKEKELKNFLKDFEYLEIENIKLDDSSIEALFLLAKAYYKEGEYEKALKIYLWINKNIKSTEILKEIANLYFKAGFLEKAKNIAYQVLKIKPRDKEMLKILLIIDEKFGNYKEIIDIIEIFEELGIDLQKEKANALLKYIQNGKNCNVEFCEDVKTVEDIYKKYPFIKREYIEFLFKTNPKNAYELIADEYHKYIDLFFNRNDIPKNIKDNKWKIYKNTPFEIKALNYLPSNLATLEFEYICSNCKKIFPIYSTRCPHCNELFTEELILKLSENKIVENIEL
- a CDS encoding bifunctional 3,4-dihydroxy-2-butanone 4-phosphate synthase/GTP cyclohydrolase II codes for the protein MPDSINRVKKAIKEIQKGNIIIMIDDEDRENEGDLVYAGVFSTPKKVNFLASEGRGLICVSLTNEIAEKLNLTPMVPQNSESFSTAFTISVDAKETKTGISAYERDLTIKKLASPISKPDDFVRPGHIFPLIAKDGGVLVRTGHTEGSVDICKLAGVYPVAVICEIMKEDGTMARRDDLKEFAKKHNLSTVYISDIVEYRLQFESLVKIEKKEKITIQGVNFEKITFIDHLGNRHYVLANNPKETTNVKFYPVMSNVDFILNEKLINEYNKILEYIKYNSGVIVFISSNSNDKNKEFGIGAQILKSLGIKNLNLFSLHKNELNALKGFGLHINKYLNIKDVG
- a CDS encoding DUF2914 domain-containing protein, which encodes MKKLLIFLIITFLFSYDLKEFVTCKDVKNLTPAYITSTFTTKDKKVYAFAYFTNIEENRLIDFVWEKNVNDVWKLYADIQLPIYKGLRWRTYSNITIRPYLIGKWRVSIYDGNNLIAVREFEITDTNSSK
- the ruvB gene encoding Holliday junction branch migration DNA helicase RuvB, encoding MLRIVEIEKVSIEESYEKSLRPKNFDEYIGQEQIKKNLKVFIEAAKKRSETIDHILFFGPPGLGKTTLANIIANEMNANIKTIAAPMLEKSGDLAAILTNLEDGDILFIDEIHRLKSTIEEVLYSAMEDFRLDIVIGSGPAAQSIKIDIAKFTLIGATTRAGMLSNPLRDRFGMSFRLNFYNEEELSLIIKLASKKLNTNIDNDAAVEIAKRSRGTPRIALRLLKRVRDFAEVENKKVIDKQIADFALDQLGINEYGFDELDIRFLTLLAEAKKPLGLSTISAALSEDVDTIEEVIEPFLIANGYIEKTPKGRMATRKTYEILNFAPAGLF